The Cryobacterium sp. SO1 genomic sequence CGACCCGGGCTTTGCAGTAGGTGGCATCGAGGAACACGTAGGGGAAGTCCTGGGCGGCCAAGGTGCGGTCGCGGAACTCGGCCACCTCCGCGTCCAGGCCCGCGCAAATCCGAGACACCTCGGACTTGGAGATCCCGGTGTCCGCGCCGAGGGCCTTGACCAGGTCGTCGACTTTGCGGGTTGAGACGCCGTGGACGTAGGCCTCCATCACGACCGCGAACAACGCCTGGTCGACCCGTCGGCGCCGCTCGAGCAGGGCAGGGAAGAACGACCCGGCACGGAGCTTCGGGATCTTCAGGTCGAGGTCGCCGGCGGTGGTCGTCAACGTCCTGGATCGGGTGCCGTTGCGGTGGGTGGTGCGGTCGCCGGAGCGCTCGAACGGGGCGGCGCCGATGAACGCGGTCGCTTCCGCATCGATCAGTTCCTGGTAGAGCTTTTCGGTCGCGGATCGGATGCGATCGGTGACATCGGTGAGTTTGAGTTCTCCCAGCAGGTCGAGCAGGGCAGACTGGTCTAGAGCCATCGTGGTTTGTGTCTTTCTGTGAGTAGCTTTGATCGGTTCTCACTGACCATCCCACGGTGGCTCTTCACGTTGACGAAGCAACACTCAAGAGCGGGAAACCACACCACTCACGGGGACGTAACCTCATGACCTTGCATATCCGCGATGCTTCAGCCGAGGACATCGATTTTCTCGCTGCAATGCTGCTGGAAGCAGCTAACTGGCGCCAGGACCGGCAGACTGCGACTCTGCAATCGATCATGAATACCCCCGACCTGTGGCACTACCTCTCCGACTGGAAACGGAGCTCAGATTTCGGTTTCCTTGCACACGAGGCGGACAAGCCGGTCGGTGCCGCGTGGGCGAGGTTCATGACCGCCGAAGATCCCGGATATGGATTCGTTGACGAGGACATCCCCGAGCTGGGCATGGGCGTAGTGAGCACTCATCGAGGCCGGGGCGTGGGCCGCGTTCTTCTTGAGCAGACCATACGAGCCTCAGCGGATCGTGGCCTCCGGGGACTGAGCTTGAGTGTCGAGGATGAAAACGAGCGAGCCCGCGCTCTATATGTGAGCAACGGATTCGTGGTCGCGGGACGAGCCGGCAATTCGGACACGATGCTCTTAAGGTTTTGACCCGCTGAAGGTTCCCTTGCGACACTCGACGAGCTCCATCCTGGGAAGGCGACTTTTGCGCTCGACCTGCGTCGCTGACCGTCCGTCTTTCGGGACACGCAGGAGACGACACTCCCGGCACGGCTCCCCGGCCTGCGTACACGCTCATGGCATGAGCCAAGTGCGCCTGAGTGGTCAACTCGTCTGCCGCGATCGGGCCCAGACGGCCGTAGCGCTGAGCCTCTTTCGGATCACGTCGAACGAACGCGTGCGGACCCGGGAGCCCGGGTGCATCTCATTCAGTGTCGCCTCGACCGTCGATCCCATGGTGTGGCAGGTCGACGAGTGCTTCCAGGACAGTTCTGCGCTCAAAGCACACCAGGACCACGTTGCGGGAAGCGACTGGGGACGGGTCACAGCCGGGATCGAACGTCGCTACGCGATCCACGGGCTCTAGTCACCCCACATTGCCCCACCTTGGGCTGCCGGTACGAGAACTACGGTGCTACCTAGCGGAGCGCCTCGACCAACTGAAACCGCTCCAGCACGACGAGCGTTTCGTCATCGAGTGTGAAGTCTGGATTATTGAGGAAGTCACGCATCTCCGCGCTGTGCCAGAAGGCTTCATGACCGCGCCGCCAGGCGGCTACGGAGTCGAATCCTTCGCCCTCATCGCGCGCATGCTCGAGGCCGACGTCAGCAAGTCGGACTATCTCGACCGCAACCGTCTGGATGATCGCCACCGCGGCATCGTTTGAATCCACAACCGTCTGCCTATACCCGACGATCGGCAACTGTTCGTCCTCTACCGAAAACTCCACGAAAGTCGAGCTGGTGGAGGTCTTCTGGCCGGCCAGAATTGCGGCGATCAGACGATCCCGAAGCGGGCCTGGAAAGCCGAACTCAGCAATCGGGAATTCACCGTGGTTGGTCATGAAGTGATCCTAGGTGCCGAGGCACGAACCCCTGAACCCCAAGGCGTTCCCCTGCTCACCCTGGATCATGCAGTTTCGTCGCTGTCTACGCCTTCAAGATCAGACAGCAGATCTTCTTCATCCGTTGTCATGATTCGTCGAAGAAGCGCATCGTCCGGATCGACCGGGCGGAGGGTGCGTTGAAGAAGTTCCGCTGGGCCATGATCAACAGTTCGATCGGGTTCAATGTAGTGACCTTCGGTAATGGCGGTGGAGCCATGGCCGAGAAACGCGGCTGCCGCATCGGTGCTCCCACCGCGGGCAATGACGGTCGCCCCCGTGCGGCGGTACCAACGCAAAGTGATGTCGGGTTTATCTAGTCCTGCCAGCTCCAGAAATGCTCGAAAGGTGCGTCGAACGTTGTAGGGGCTGAAGGGGCCACCGTTTCGATTCGCAAAAATTGTTCGTTCGGAGTCGTTCGGGCCCATAGCGGAAAGCCGCGCGCGAAGAACGGCGGCCGCAAACTCTGGCAAAGCAATGCGGCGAATCGAGTGCTCAGTTTTGGGGTGGGGCTGACGGACAGCACCGTGACCGGTCCTCAAGACGACCGTGCCGGTCACCTCGATCACCATGCCCTGCGGACGATCATGAACATCGCACGGACGCAAAGCGAGGGCCTCGCCAATCCTGAGCGCCGATCCCAGAAGGATTTCCAGAATGTCCCGGACCTGCCCGTCGGGTTTTGGGCCGAGAACGTCGGGGCCGGTGCGCCAGGTCGCTGCCGCGTGGCGGATGGCCGCGATCTGTTTCAAGGTCAACGCCTCCGGAGTGCCTTTGGGCTTCTTCAGCTGCGAGGTGCCCTCGACGGGGTTTCGTGGGATCGCGTCGTAGCGCAGCGCGAATCCGAACAGGAGATTCAGCATGGTCCGCGAATGCTTCGCCCGAGAGTACGACACGGCCAGTTCCGACTTCAAGAAGCGTTCGACCCGACCGGTCGTGATCTCTCCCAGTGTGAAGTGTTGGAACGCGGGCAGCACATGCAGGCGGATATCGTCGCGGTAGTTCTCTTTGGTCTGCTCCACAAGGTCCTGCAGTTGAAGATCTGCCAGCCACAGGGCCACAAGGTCACCGAAGGAACTGCTGAGCGAGAGCATCCCGGACGTTCCATAGCCGGAGCGATTCAGCAGTCGCAATTTCAGGTTCGCCTTGGCGGCGGATTGGGATTCGCCGCGTGCGGTTACTACCCGCAGGCGCCCATCGGCATCCCTGTATCGTGTTGCAACAAGGAACCTGTCGGCCTGGCGGCGAACACCGATCTGTCCGTACGTGCCAATAGCCGTGTGAGGGCGACCAGCCATTACCCTCGCCCCACCCGCGATCGCCGTGCGTCGTCTTCTTCCAAACGACGAAGCCACGCCTCGACCTCGGACGCCCGAAATTTCAGCTCGCGGCCGATACGGAAGCCATGTGGACCTCGACCATGATGGCGCAGGTCGTAGATCGTCTGGATGGGGACGCCGAGACGTGCCGCCAGATCGGAGATAGACAGAACCGACTCGAAGTCGCTGGAGAGAAAAGTTTCACTAGTCATACCTACGAGGTATGCAAGCGATTCCGAACCCGCCCGGGAACACCTCGAGGGCATTCGAAAAAGGTGGGCACGAAAGCAATAAGTGTCGAATAAACGTCGAACGGCCATCCCAAATCCCTTGTTCGGGTTTTGGAATGGCCGTCTGACCTTTACTATCGGTGGATCCGAGGGGATTCGAACCCCTGACCCCCTGCATGCCATGCAGGTGCGCTACCAGCTGCGCCACGGACCCAGACTTTGTTTCGAATTCCTCCGAAACAACTTCATTAGGTTACTACATGTTTGGAGTGCTCGCGAACCAAACGCTACTCCGCGGCATCGATTTCCACGATCGATCCGTCATCGCCGGCACTGGGAGCAATGTCGGATGAGTCGTCGATGGCGCGCGCGCTGGCCAGGTCGATCGGGATGACCGGGCAGTCCTTCCACAGGCGCTCGAGCGAGTAATAGACGCGCTCCTCCTCGTGGAACACGTGCACCACGAGGTCGCCGAAGTCAACGAGGACCCAGCGGCCTTCGGCGCGGCCCTCACGGCGAAGTGGCTTGTAGCCGGCTTCGATCAGCTTGTCCTCGATTTCGCCGGCGATCGCGACGACGTTGCGTTCCGAGCGCCCCGTGACGATGAGGAAGATGTCGGCCAACGGCAACGGGTTGGAGACGTCAATGGCAACAAGGTCCTCCCCCGCTTTCGAGTCGGCGGCGGCGGCGGCCACCTTGAGGAGCTCGAGAGCGTGGGCAGAAGCGGTCATCGATTGAATCCCTGAGTTAGTGAAGGTGAGTGGTGAGGTGAAAGTGACATCAAAGACATCAGTAGATGTTGAAGGCGTAGCCGACGACGAAGAGCGATAGGACGCCGATTGCGAGCACGGCGGCAGTGATGGCCAGGACCGTCGGCAGGGAGGCGCCGCGCTTGCGCGGCGGTGTCATCACACCCCTGGTGGAGGTGTGGGTGCTCACGGCACGACTGGCACTGACCGGCGCCACATCGTTGTGGTGGCCGCCCTCGTCCAGTTGGTCGAGCATCCGGTCCATCTCCGACGAATCGAAGAGGTTGGGGTGCTGGCCGGTGGCGCCGAGACTGCGGGGCAGGTCGATGGACCCGGTGATCATGATCTCACCGGTGCTGGTGATGGGACCGCCGGGGCCCTGACGAGGGATGGAGGGCAGGATCAGCGCGTTGGTGGTCGTGGGGAAACCACCCGCGCCGACGCCACGACCCACGAGATCGTCGAAGGTCGCGTCGTCGCGGCGCCCGATGGTCTCGATGTGGCTGTCGTCTTCGCGGTCGACCGACCAATGGCCGATCGGCGGGTGCAGGACAGTGCTGTCGATCGCGACGTCCGAACGCTGCGGGTCGGCGCCTGCGGAGCGCGGCGCCGGCGCCGGCGCCGGCGCGACCTGGTCCTGGCCGGACGTGGTGCCATCCACGCTCGCGGAGGATGCCGCCTGCAGGGCGCGTAGTTCACGACGGGTGAGGGTGCGACCGGTGTCGGTGTCGACCGGGGCCTCTGGCGTCGGCGCGGCGGCGGCCGGTGCGGCGGCGGCCGGTGCGGCGGCGGTCGGCAGCGGGGCCGGAGCAGCATTGGCCCGCACGGACGTCAGGCGCTCGACGGGCGGTGACGTGTGACGCGAGTGGTGCGGCTCTGCCGGCGTCGCGGCGGGCGTGGGTGCAGCGGGCGTCGGTACAGCGGGCGTGGGTGCAGCGGAGTCGCCCGTGGAGGACTCCTGGGCGTCACCGGACTCGGCGACCGCAGGCTCCTGCTCCCGAGCCAACTCGCGCAACTGTCGTCGCGTCAGTGGCTGCGGGCTATTACCCAACGTCATGCCACACTCCGATACAGATGGTGCTTTGAGATGTACTGGACTACCCCGTCGGGGACCAAGTACCAAACCGGGAAGCCCCGGTTCACGCGTGCCCGGCAGTCAGTAGACGAAATCGCCAGAGCCGGAACCTCCAGCAAGCTTACGTCCTGGTTAGGCAATCCTGAAATACTCAGATCGTGTCCCGGGCGACTCACAGCCACGAAGTGGGCCAGTTTCCACAGTTCCGCGACATCCTTCCAGCCGAGGATTTGGGTGATGGCGTCGGCGCCGGTGATGAAGAACAGCTCGGCGTCCGGCCGTTCGGCGTGTAAGTCTCGGAGGGTGTCGATGGTGAAGGTCGGGCCGGTGCGGTCGATGTCGACACGGCTGACCGTGAAGCGGGGATTGGACGCTGTAGCGATGACCGTCATCAGGTAACGGTGCTCAGCAAGAGTCACATCCGGCTTCTGCCACGGCTGCCCGGTGGGCACGAAGATGACCTCATCGAGGTCGAAACTTTGCGCAACCTCGCTCGCTGCGACAAGGTGGCCGTGGTGGATGGGATCGAAGGTGCCGCCCATCACTCCGATGCGCGGGCGGTTCCGGGTCACGTTGCGCCGATTGTCAGTGGCCGCCGTGGCTGGCGGCGCCACCGTGGGCGGCAGCGTAGGCGTTGGCCTTGGCACTGTGGCGGTTCGCGACGTCGCGGGAGCTCCAAACCACGAATCCGAGGGCAGAGAAGACGATGAGGGCCACGAGGCCGTAGACCCAGGTCGGGACGGGCAGCTGGGTGTGCTCGACCTCGGCAAGTACAGCGGTCACGAACAACATGAAATCTCCATTCAGGAATACATTTCTGCCGGTTAGGGCGAGCCGACGAGGGCGGGCGGTGGCAGTACCGAATTCAGTCTAGCGGGACCATCCGCCCGCCCCCACGAGCGGCACCGTCCCTAGTGGCGGATCTGGCCGGTCCCGCGCACTATCCACTTGGTGCTGGTGAGCTCGGGCAGCCCCATCGGACCGCGCGCGTGCAGTTTCTGCGTGGAGATCCCGACCTCGGCGCCGAAGCCGAATTCGCCGCCGTCTGTGAAACGGGTGGACGTGTTCACCATCACGGCGGCGGAGTCGACCTCGGCCAGGAATCGCTCCGCGTTGACGACGTCGTTGGTGATGATCGACTCGGTGTGCCCGGTCGAGTATCGCCGGATGTGAGCGATCGCGGCGTCGAGGTCGGGCACCACGGCGACCGACAGGTCAAGGCTCATGTATTCGGTTGCCCAGTCCTCGTCGGTCGCGGGAATCGCCGCCGGGTACAGTGCGCGTACCGCGTCGTCGCCGTGGATCGTGACTCCAGCCCCGGCAAGCTTCGCGAGTACTCCGGGCAGCACCCGGTCGGCGGCGTCCTCGTGCACAAGCACGGTCTCCACGGCGTTGCAGACGCTGGGCCGTTGCACCTTGGCGTTGTGCACGATGTCCGCCGACCACTGCTCGTTGGCGGAGGCGTCCAGGAAGATGTGCACGACACCGGCCCCGGTTTCGATCACGGGCACCGTCGACTCGGTCACGACGGCCTGGATCAGCCCGGCGCTGCCGCGCGGGATCAACACGTCGACCTGTCCGCGGGCCTGCATCAGCGCGGTCGCGCCGGCCCGGCCGAACGGGTCGATGGTCTGCACGGACTCCCCCGGCAGCCCGGCGGCGACCAGCGCATCCTGAATCACGGCGACGAGAACCCGGTTGGAGTTCTCGGCGGCGGAGCCGCCCCGCAGCACGGCGGCGTTCCCGCTCTTGAGCGCCAGTGCGGCGATGTCCACCGTCACGTTCGGCCGAGCCTCGTAGATGACGCCGACAACGCCGAACGGCACGCGCACCTGGCTGATCTTGACGCCGTTGGGCAGGCTGCTGCCCCGCACCACCTGACCGACAGGGTCGGTCAGCGCTTCGATCTCGTCGACGGCGTCGGCGAGTGAGCGGATGCGCGGCTCATCCAGGCTCAGCCGGTCCAGTAGCCCGGCGCTGAGGCCGTTCTGGGCGCCGGCAGCCAGGTCACGGGCGTTTGCGGCGAGGATCTGCGGCACGTTCTCGCGCAAGGCCACGGCGATTCCGTGCAGCGCGCGGTTCTTCCCCTGCGTGGGAGCGGACGCCAGGGCGACGGAGGCCGCGCGGCCGGCGACGAGCAGAGCCGTGAAGTCGACGCTCGGCTCCGCACCGGACCCGGTCGGTCCTGCGGCGGGCGGTACGGCGGCGGGAGTGGTCTGCGACATGACCTCAGCTTAGGACAGGCCCCTGCACGCTTGCCGGGTCGGCGGGCTCGAACCAGGTTCCGATCCGGTCGCCGCGCAGGGCCTCGGCGACCAGCGCGGTCGACGTCACCAGGACCGCTGTTCCGGCCT encodes the following:
- a CDS encoding ASCH domain-containing protein translates to MTNHGEFPIAEFGFPGPLRDRLIAAILAGQKTSTSSTFVEFSVEDEQLPIVGYRQTVVDSNDAAVAIIQTVAVEIVRLADVGLEHARDEGEGFDSVAAWRRGHEAFWHSAEMRDFLNNPDFTLDDETLVVLERFQLVEALR
- a CDS encoding tyrosine-type recombinase/integrase, with amino-acid sequence MAGRPHTAIGTYGQIGVRRQADRFLVATRYRDADGRLRVVTARGESQSAAKANLKLRLLNRSGYGTSGMLSLSSSFGDLVALWLADLQLQDLVEQTKENYRDDIRLHVLPAFQHFTLGEITTGRVERFLKSELAVSYSRAKHSRTMLNLLFGFALRYDAIPRNPVEGTSQLKKPKGTPEALTLKQIAAIRHAAATWRTGPDVLGPKPDGQVRDILEILLGSALRIGEALALRPCDVHDRPQGMVIEVTGTVVLRTGHGAVRQPHPKTEHSIRRIALPEFAAAVLRARLSAMGPNDSERTIFANRNGGPFSPYNVRRTFRAFLELAGLDKPDITLRWYRRTGATVIARGGSTDAAAAFLGHGSTAITEGHYIEPDRTVDHGPAELLQRTLRPVDPDDALLRRIMTTDEEDLLSDLEGVDSDETA
- the rsfS gene encoding ribosome silencing factor — its product is MTASAHALELLKVAAAAADSKAGEDLVAIDVSNPLPLADIFLIVTGRSERNVVAIAGEIEDKLIEAGYKPLRREGRAEGRWVLVDFGDLVVHVFHEEERVYYSLERLWKDCPVIPIDLASARAIDDSSDIAPSAGDDGSIVEIDAAE
- a CDS encoding GNAT family N-acetyltransferase: MTLHIRDASAEDIDFLAAMLLEAANWRQDRQTATLQSIMNTPDLWHYLSDWKRSSDFGFLAHEADKPVGAAWARFMTAEDPGYGFVDEDIPELGMGVVSTHRGRGVGRVLLEQTIRASADRGLRGLSLSVEDENERARALYVSNGFVVAGRAGNSDTMLLRF
- a CDS encoding glutamate-5-semialdehyde dehydrogenase; translation: MSQTTPAAVPPAAGPTGSGAEPSVDFTALLVAGRAASVALASAPTQGKNRALHGIAVALRENVPQILAANARDLAAGAQNGLSAGLLDRLSLDEPRIRSLADAVDEIEALTDPVGQVVRGSSLPNGVKISQVRVPFGVVGVIYEARPNVTVDIAALALKSGNAAVLRGGSAAENSNRVLVAVIQDALVAAGLPGESVQTIDPFGRAGATALMQARGQVDVLIPRGSAGLIQAVVTESTVPVIETGAGVVHIFLDASANEQWSADIVHNAKVQRPSVCNAVETVLVHEDAADRVLPGVLAKLAGAGVTIHGDDAVRALYPAAIPATDEDWATEYMSLDLSVAVVPDLDAAIAHIRRYSTGHTESIITNDVVNAERFLAEVDSAAVMVNTSTRFTDGGEFGFGAEVGISTQKLHARGPMGLPELTSTKWIVRGTGQIRH
- the nadD gene encoding nicotinate-nucleotide adenylyltransferase encodes the protein MGGTFDPIHHGHLVAASEVAQSFDLDEVIFVPTGQPWQKPDVTLAEHRYLMTVIATASNPRFTVSRVDIDRTGPTFTIDTLRDLHAERPDAELFFITGADAITQILGWKDVAELWKLAHFVAVSRPGHDLSISGLPNQDVSLLEVPALAISSTDCRARVNRGFPVWYLVPDGVVQYISKHHLYRSVA
- a CDS encoding AlpA family transcriptional regulator gives rise to the protein MTSETFLSSDFESVLSISDLAARLGVPIQTIYDLRHHGRGPHGFRIGRELKFRASEVEAWLRRLEEDDARRSRVGRG